A window of Armatimonadota bacterium contains these coding sequences:
- a CDS encoding sulfite exporter TauE/SafE family protein, translating into MGTVLIGLVTGIVAGVLSGLFGIGGGIVIVPALIVALGFTQHKAQGTSLAALLLPVGALGAYRYYQDKNVDINAAAGIAVGLFAGALIGANVASSLDPTTMRRVFSLFLLGIAAYLWLKK; encoded by the coding sequence ATGGGAACGGTGCTGATTGGTTTGGTGACGGGGATCGTCGCCGGCGTATTGAGCGGCTTGTTTGGGATTGGCGGCGGCATTGTGATTGTGCCAGCCCTGATCGTCGCGCTCGGGTTCACGCAACACAAAGCCCAGGGCACATCGCTTGCCGCCCTATTGCTACCCGTCGGGGCTTTGGGCGCGTACCGGTACTACCAAGACAAAAACGTTGACATCAATGCCGCGGCTGGAATCGCGGTCGGCCTGTTTGCCGGAGCTTTGATCGGTGCCAATGTGGCCAGTTCGCTCGACCCGACGACGATGAGGCGGGTCTTTTCGCTGTTTTTGCTCGGGATCGCGGCGTACCTTTGGCTCAAGAAGTAA
- a CDS encoding GGDEF domain-containing protein → MSDVHPLFYCLAAVAAVGFAGLIVWSWRFKHAITSLVAVLVLLSAIIGSGAYFGREIVRRETRQLRDSEMLAARILGISIQAKGHSLIRLDGSTDSAKAELQNWLDQLLRQNHQVSSIQTVRKTPSGVPQTIIRAGSAEDSDLAAGSANNLAFGWQGTSGFAPNATSSGKALAAIPIKNPRGEIEALVLVAFNGPSGTAAGSQSQTGILVLTSALAFIVLTGAAAAFRMSDSLAQARVARIELAAQGERIREQMDIIAEKNQAMAASHDALASANAKLQSLATLDGLTGVMNHRSLMEFLTTNMKRSSVIGSPSSVILMDVDNFKSLNDQYGHIAGDEALRTIASVLKQSCPKGAGVGRYGGEEFMMVLPGASETSAIAVAEELRRRVQMAKTTSRAVTVSVGVSTVYSMSKSEQALIDEADKALYQAKRTGKNRVIHFGHGLLESA, encoded by the coding sequence ATGTCTGATGTTCACCCGCTCTTCTATTGCCTAGCCGCCGTTGCGGCGGTGGGATTTGCCGGGTTGATTGTTTGGTCTTGGCGGTTCAAACACGCAATAACTTCTCTGGTGGCCGTGCTGGTTCTGCTGTCTGCGATCATTGGTTCAGGGGCATACTTCGGCAGGGAAATCGTCCGCCGGGAGACCCGGCAACTCCGTGATTCCGAGATGTTGGCAGCCCGCATCTTGGGCATCTCGATCCAAGCCAAGGGGCATTCACTCATCCGGCTGGATGGATCGACAGACTCTGCGAAAGCCGAATTGCAAAACTGGCTTGACCAGCTTCTCCGGCAAAACCACCAGGTGTCTTCGATCCAAACGGTGCGAAAAACCCCGTCCGGGGTTCCGCAGACCATCATCCGCGCTGGCAGCGCAGAAGACTCGGACTTGGCCGCAGGATCGGCGAACAACCTGGCTTTTGGCTGGCAGGGGACGAGTGGATTTGCCCCCAACGCCACCAGTTCCGGAAAGGCGCTCGCCGCCATCCCGATCAAAAACCCCAGGGGGGAGATCGAAGCGCTGGTGCTCGTGGCATTCAATGGGCCTTCCGGAACAGCGGCGGGTTCGCAAAGTCAAACCGGGATCCTGGTTTTAACGAGTGCGCTCGCCTTCATCGTACTGACCGGTGCGGCGGCCGCGTTCCGGATGTCGGACAGTCTGGCCCAAGCCCGGGTGGCCCGGATTGAATTGGCCGCCCAAGGAGAGCGGATCCGAGAGCAGATGGACATCATCGCCGAAAAAAACCAAGCGATGGCGGCCAGCCACGACGCATTGGCATCGGCCAACGCCAAGCTGCAATCCCTGGCCACACTGGACGGGCTCACCGGGGTGATGAACCACCGGTCCCTGATGGAATTCTTGACCACCAACATGAAGCGGAGCTCGGTGATCGGCTCACCAAGCAGCGTGATCTTGATGGACGTCGATAACTTCAAATCGTTGAACGACCAATACGGCCACATCGCCGGAGATGAGGCCCTGCGGACGATTGCCAGCGTGCTCAAGCAGTCTTGCCCCAAAGGGGCCGGGGTCGGGCGTTACGGCGGTGAGGAGTTCATGATGGTTCTGCCCGGGGCATCGGAGACCTCTGCCATTGCCGTCGCCGAAGAACTCCGCCGACGCGTCCAAATGGCAAAGACGACATCGCGAGCCGTCACGGTGAGCGTCGGGGTTTCCACGGTCTACTCCATGTCGAAATCGGAGCAAGCCTTGATCGACGAGGCCGACAAAGCGCTTTACCAAGCTAAACGGACGGGCAAAAACCGCGTGATCCACTTTGGCCACGGGCTCTTGGAATCAGCTTGA
- a CDS encoding MCE family protein has translation MQAAWKVGAFVLVFVGLFAGILAVLNASLFAKPKDTYYARFADAGGLNSGADVLLAGVSIGRVESVELAEDGAALATLSIEQGRKLPKNLVAVLPTSFIAIGDRQVLLKPLGTGTGFYAADNMDSPIPGQLQGPLDDILPDTGQTMEELNKTMVAFRELLQDKELKDGLVGVMKSGQDTAGKFGKLAEHLDGTLTRNDKRIDTLLASMVDTVKNVESVTAELNSFAKSGKLQSQTEQLLATMNEAATEGKALVSDLRAYTADPDIQGNLKSTLENFNKMSESGVTIAANTEEITKNGIGISEQTKELMTKANKLADEVEKLIEDVKGAVKKFEGSGGASSLIPKIDVETGLTYNSEGSRLRADVNLQIPAGKDKLNLGLYDAFESNKLNIFFQKPLDQRTDLRYGVYASKPGIGVSYALAPNTWFQSELFGLNDPQLDIRLKRRFNESIFGWVGIDKVFGKNSLAVGVGTKR, from the coding sequence ATGCAAGCGGCGTGGAAGGTCGGAGCCTTTGTTTTGGTGTTTGTCGGGCTCTTTGCCGGCATCCTCGCGGTTTTAAATGCGAGCCTGTTCGCCAAACCCAAGGACACTTATTACGCCCGGTTCGCCGATGCGGGAGGCCTGAATTCAGGCGCCGACGTGCTGCTGGCCGGGGTTTCCATCGGGCGGGTGGAATCGGTGGAACTCGCGGAAGACGGGGCGGCGTTGGCGACCTTGAGCATCGAACAGGGCCGGAAACTCCCCAAGAATCTGGTTGCCGTTTTGCCCACGAGTTTCATCGCCATCGGTGACCGCCAAGTGCTGCTCAAGCCGCTTGGAACCGGCACAGGGTTCTATGCCGCCGACAATATGGACTCCCCCATTCCGGGCCAGCTGCAAGGGCCGCTCGACGACATCCTCCCCGACACCGGCCAAACGATGGAGGAGTTGAACAAGACCATGGTCGCCTTCCGCGAGTTGCTCCAGGACAAAGAGCTGAAAGACGGTCTAGTCGGCGTAATGAAATCCGGTCAGGACACGGCCGGGAAGTTCGGCAAACTTGCCGAACACTTGGATGGCACGCTAACCCGCAACGACAAGCGGATAGACACCCTGTTGGCTTCGATGGTGGACACCGTCAAAAACGTGGAATCGGTGACCGCCGAACTGAATTCGTTTGCCAAAAGTGGAAAGCTGCAATCCCAAACCGAGCAGTTGCTGGCCACGATGAACGAGGCGGCGACAGAGGGCAAAGCGTTGGTTTCCGACCTGCGTGCCTACACCGCCGATCCTGATATCCAAGGCAACCTCAAATCCACCTTGGAAAACTTCAACAAGATGTCTGAATCTGGCGTGACCATTGCAGCCAACACCGAAGAAATTACCAAGAACGGCATCGGGATCAGCGAGCAGACCAAAGAGCTCATGACCAAGGCCAACAAACTGGCCGACGAAGTCGAAAAGCTCATTGAGGACGTGAAAGGGGCCGTCAAAAAGTTTGAAGGTTCCGGCGGTGCGTCCAGCCTAATCCCCAAAATCGATGTGGAGACCGGTTTGACCTACAATTCTGAGGGCTCGCGGCTGCGGGCAGATGTCAACCTCCAGATCCCGGCCGGGAAGGACAAGCTCAACCTTGGCCTTTACGATGCGTTTGAATCGAACAAACTGAACATCTTCTTTCAAAAGCCGCTTGACCAACGGACGGACCTTCGGTACGGGGTCTATGCGTCCAAGCCCGGCATCGGGGTATCTTATGCGCTTGCGCCGAACACGTGGTTCCAATCGGAACTGTTCGGCCTAAACGATCCGCAGCTGGACATCCGTCTCAAGCGCCGGTTCAACGAATCGATTTTCGGTTGGGTTGGCATCGACAAGGTGTTCGGGAAAAACAGCCTAGCGGTCGGGGTCGGCACCAAACGCTGA
- a CDS encoding 1-deoxy-D-xylulose-5-phosphate reductoisomerase has translation MKRIAVLGSTGSIGTQTLDIVRQHPDRLEVVGLVANRSATDLLAQAQEFGVRNIALMDETAARQHVLPGGMEAVCDVATLAEADMVVVAVSGVIGLRPTILAIEAGKDIALASKEVLVAAGQVVMPLAAKHGVTLTPIDSEHSALFQCLQGYEPSQVDKLILTASGGPFRGKLRGDLASVTKEQVLAHPTWTMGGKITVDSATLMNKGLEVIEAHWLFGTAINQVEVVVHPQSIIHSMVQFKDTSILAQLGWPDMRLPIQYALLYPERKPNALQPWNPIETPTLTFEKPDLETFRCLALAYEAAAKGGTSPCALNAANEEAANAFLKDAVGFLEIADINEQVLSAHDAVEPSLENLLETDRWARATAREKMGLKN, from the coding sequence GTGAAGCGGATAGCGGTGCTGGGATCGACGGGGAGTATCGGCACCCAGACTTTGGATATCGTCCGGCAACACCCCGACCGGTTAGAAGTGGTCGGCTTGGTTGCCAATCGGTCGGCAACCGACCTGTTGGCCCAAGCGCAGGAATTCGGGGTTCGGAACATCGCGCTCATGGACGAGACCGCGGCCCGCCAACATGTTTTGCCCGGAGGCATGGAGGCGGTTTGCGATGTCGCCACGCTGGCCGAAGCAGACATGGTGGTTGTCGCGGTAAGCGGGGTCATCGGGCTAAGGCCAACGATCTTGGCGATCGAGGCAGGCAAGGACATCGCCTTAGCCAGCAAAGAAGTTTTGGTTGCGGCCGGGCAAGTCGTAATGCCTCTCGCGGCCAAACACGGTGTGACCCTCACCCCGATCGACAGCGAACATTCGGCGTTGTTCCAATGCCTGCAGGGTTACGAGCCCAGCCAGGTGGACAAGTTGATCCTGACCGCGAGCGGCGGTCCGTTCCGGGGCAAGCTCCGCGGGGATCTCGCCTCGGTGACAAAGGAGCAAGTTCTGGCTCATCCCACTTGGACGATGGGCGGGAAAATCACAGTCGATTCCGCCACCCTGATGAACAAGGGCTTGGAGGTCATCGAGGCACATTGGCTGTTTGGGACGGCGATCAACCAGGTGGAAGTCGTCGTCCATCCCCAAAGCATCATCCACAGCATGGTTCAGTTCAAAGACACCAGCATCTTGGCCCAACTCGGGTGGCCGGATATGCGGCTCCCGATCCAATATGCCCTTCTCTACCCGGAGCGCAAGCCGAACGCCTTGCAGCCCTGGAACCCGATCGAGACACCCACCCTGACGTTCGAGAAGCCCGATTTGGAGACATTCCGGTGCTTGGCCTTGGCTTATGAGGCCGCTGCCAAAGGTGGTACATCGCCCTGTGCACTGAATGCTGCGAACGAGGAAGCCGCCAACGCTTTCCTCAAGGATGCTGTCGGATTTTTGGAAATTGCCGATATCAATGAACAGGTTCTTTCAGCCCACGACGCCGTCGAACCGAGCTTGGAAAACCTGCTGGAAACAGACCGTTGGGCCCGCGCAACGGCCCGGGAGAAAATGGGGTTGAAAAACTAG
- a CDS encoding sigma-70 family RNA polymerase sigma factor: MPTCPPAAQLLKHPDDATGSEAAYEQLVIREFPNLIRLARRLSWPDSDLASDLVQGAVVKGLRALRESKFVIGPNSRAWLRQAVTLEFLLHRRSQKPVAPLDAGIEERLSAPLSQPFGNEISDEILRAVQDLPEDQRDLVVLVDLEGMEYLEASKMLGIPVGTVRSRLSRARWKLANRLRYLLHPER, from the coding sequence ATGCCAACCTGCCCTCCTGCCGCGCAACTGCTCAAGCACCCGGATGACGCCACCGGGTCGGAAGCGGCCTATGAGCAGTTGGTAATCCGGGAATTCCCGAACTTGATCCGGCTCGCCCGGCGGTTGAGTTGGCCCGATTCCGATCTGGCATCCGACCTGGTCCAAGGGGCGGTGGTCAAGGGTTTGAGGGCCCTGCGCGAATCTAAATTCGTCATCGGTCCAAATAGCCGGGCTTGGCTCAGGCAAGCCGTCACCCTGGAATTCCTGCTCCACCGCCGGTCCCAAAAACCGGTGGCCCCATTGGATGCCGGGATCGAAGAGCGGCTCTCTGCCCCGCTATCGCAACCCTTTGGAAACGAGATTTCCGACGAAATCCTACGAGCCGTCCAAGACCTGCCAGAAGACCAGCGCGACCTTGTGGTCTTGGTGGACTTGGAAGGCATGGAATACCTTGAAGCCAGCAAAATGCTCGGGATCCCGGTCGGCACCGTACGCTCCCGTCTAAGCCGGGCCCGGTGGAAACTGGCCAACCGGCTCCGCTACCTCCTCCACCCAGAACGATGA
- a CDS encoding prepilin-type N-terminal cleavage/methylation domain-containing protein has product MRKAFTLIELLVVIAIIAILAAILFPVFAKAKEAAKKTQDLSNMKQIGTALQIYLSDYDDTYMQAYYYPNDSGSATNANGIGGYVQWSGLLQPYTKNIQIFVSPGDPTGGMAPTCYVGNNSGYGAPAGQSPQATCSTIQDVQAPRLSYTANSMLMPRKRRTVDPMNVIGSTVVDGVAETILLAPQTHYPTCINGVSVASGDAFKTHRPANGILLQNQNAFQGEAAAEVGLAWYYALGLTRAKSDLAACKAGAPAGANGFSHITYAQPDRWGTGANFTYADTHAKYSNLDATLNPDRFQWGKRAYTAGGGEIRKADGLTSVN; this is encoded by the coding sequence ATGCGAAAAGCGTTTACCCTCATTGAGTTGCTGGTCGTGATTGCGATCATCGCAATCCTCGCCGCCATCTTGTTCCCCGTCTTCGCCAAGGCCAAGGAAGCCGCCAAGAAGACTCAAGACCTGAGCAACATGAAGCAGATCGGCACCGCGCTCCAGATTTACCTGAGCGACTATGACGACACTTACATGCAGGCTTACTACTATCCGAACGACAGCGGTTCGGCTACCAACGCCAACGGGATCGGCGGCTATGTCCAATGGTCGGGCCTCCTGCAGCCGTACACCAAAAATATCCAGATCTTCGTCAGCCCGGGCGACCCGACGGGCGGTATGGCCCCGACCTGCTATGTCGGCAACAACAGCGGCTATGGTGCACCGGCCGGCCAATCCCCGCAAGCCACCTGCAGCACGATCCAAGACGTCCAAGCTCCGCGCCTGAGCTACACCGCCAACTCAATGCTCATGCCCCGCAAACGCCGCACCGTCGACCCGATGAACGTCATCGGTTCGACCGTGGTCGATGGGGTTGCGGAAACGATCCTCCTCGCCCCGCAAACCCACTACCCGACCTGTATCAACGGTGTTTCGGTTGCTTCCGGCGATGCCTTCAAAACCCACCGACCGGCCAACGGGATCCTGTTGCAGAACCAAAACGCCTTCCAAGGCGAAGCGGCTGCCGAAGTCGGTTTGGCTTGGTACTATGCGCTGGGTCTGACCCGGGCCAAGAGCGACCTTGCCGCGTGCAAGGCTGGCGCTCCGGCTGGTGCCAACGGCTTTAGCCACATCACTTACGCCCAACCGGATCGCTGGGGCACGGGTGCCAACTTCACCTATGCCGACACCCACGCCAAGTACAGCAACCTGGATGCCACCCTCAACCCGGATCGCTTCCAGTGGGGCAAACGCGCCTACACCGCTGGTGGTGGCGAAATCCGCAAAGCCGACGGTCTGACTTCGGTCAACTAA
- a CDS encoding redoxin family protein has translation MLAAVLSAIAVAAPPEINLVDGRVIQLSGRPATVVVFISHDCPIANDSQPALERAYQRFKSKAVAFVGVYIDPRLTARGAAAHKKEYGFSYDQSVDTRHALVGYLKATVTPEAFVLDRSGKVCYRGRINDMYNDLGSRKAKVTTNDLEDAIAAVVAGKAPKTARTKAHGCVIPELKDFAGL, from the coding sequence ATGCTGGCTGCCGTCTTGAGTGCGATTGCCGTTGCGGCCCCGCCGGAAATCAATTTGGTAGACGGTCGGGTGATCCAACTGTCTGGCCGGCCGGCTACCGTTGTGGTGTTCATCTCTCACGATTGCCCCATTGCCAACGATTCGCAGCCCGCGCTGGAGCGGGCGTATCAACGGTTCAAGTCGAAGGCGGTTGCTTTTGTCGGCGTTTACATTGACCCCCGCCTCACGGCCCGAGGAGCGGCGGCCCACAAAAAGGAATACGGCTTTTCGTATGACCAATCGGTGGACACGCGCCACGCCCTGGTCGGATATCTGAAGGCAACCGTGACTCCGGAAGCGTTTGTCCTTGACCGTTCCGGCAAGGTCTGCTATCGCGGGAGAATCAACGACATGTACAACGACCTGGGTTCGAGGAAGGCCAAAGTGACGACCAACGACCTGGAAGACGCCATCGCGGCGGTGGTTGCCGGCAAGGCCCCGAAAACCGCCCGGACGAAGGCCCACGGTTGCGTGATCCCTGAGCTTAAAGACTTTGCAGGACTCTGA
- a CDS encoding CofH family radical SAM protein, whose protein sequence is MGIAPERIVGQDLMDIYAKVEKGERLSAEDGIRLCRTRNLTGVGYMANMVRERRHGARTYFVRNQHINYTNICNKFCKFCSFYAKKGGPAPYEMTIEEVRQRLHWHKDVDVTEIHMVGGINPRLPYEYYLDLCRVVKEVYPNAHVKAFTAIEIEQIAQKGGVTHEKALADLMEAGLDSLPGGGIEILSDRVHRELFGKKLGGDGWKSVARAAAKLGLTQYATMLYGHIETDEEVVSHLIQLRELQDETGHFVCFTPLSFHPEKTELEDQKPPTGNIDIRYVALSRLMLDNFEHIKSFWIMNTPEVTQTALWYGADDADGFVHEYEITYKEGDFGNKQQVLTLERMTRMITEAGRIPVERDSLYNEIVRDTQAQEKKSRKLIPLSVS, encoded by the coding sequence ATGGGCATCGCACCAGAACGCATCGTCGGCCAAGACCTGATGGACATTTACGCCAAGGTCGAAAAAGGGGAACGGCTTTCTGCCGAAGACGGCATTCGTCTATGCCGGACTAGGAACCTGACCGGGGTCGGTTACATGGCCAACATGGTTCGAGAACGGAGGCATGGCGCCCGAACCTACTTTGTTCGGAACCAGCACATCAACTACACCAATATCTGCAACAAGTTTTGCAAGTTCTGTTCGTTCTATGCCAAAAAAGGTGGGCCCGCCCCCTACGAAATGACCATTGAAGAAGTGCGGCAACGTCTGCATTGGCACAAGGATGTCGACGTCACCGAAATCCACATGGTCGGCGGCATCAACCCGCGATTGCCTTACGAGTATTACCTTGACTTGTGCCGGGTCGTGAAGGAGGTCTATCCCAACGCCCACGTCAAGGCGTTCACCGCCATCGAAATCGAACAAATCGCCCAGAAGGGAGGCGTCACGCACGAAAAAGCCCTGGCCGACCTCATGGAAGCCGGCCTGGACTCACTCCCTGGAGGCGGCATCGAGATCCTTAGCGACCGCGTCCACCGAGAACTGTTCGGCAAAAAACTCGGCGGGGATGGGTGGAAGAGCGTCGCGCGGGCGGCAGCAAAATTGGGACTCACCCAATACGCCACCATGCTCTACGGTCACATCGAGACCGACGAGGAAGTGGTCAGCCACCTCATCCAACTCCGCGAGTTGCAAGATGAAACCGGACACTTTGTGTGCTTCACCCCGCTGTCTTTCCACCCCGAAAAAACGGAATTGGAAGACCAAAAGCCCCCAACTGGCAACATCGATATTCGCTACGTGGCGCTTAGCCGCTTGATGCTCGACAACTTTGAGCACATCAAGAGCTTTTGGATCATGAACACCCCCGAGGTCACCCAGACCGCGCTGTGGTACGGGGCCGACGATGCCGACGGATTCGTCCACGAATACGAGATCACCTACAAGGAAGGCGACTTCGGCAACAAGCAACAGGTGCTCACGTTGGAACGCATGACCCGAATGATCACCGAAGCCGGCCGCATTCCGGTGGAGCGGGATTCTCTTTACAACGAGATTGTGCGCGACACCCAGGCTCAAGAAAAGAAATCGCGCAAGCTGATCCCGCTTAGCGTTTCTTAG
- a CDS encoding 50S ribosomal protein L9 — protein MKVILKQAVPKLGKEGQVVTVKDGYARNFLFPNSMAVVADKKQLGALERQHAKAAAQLESTKTDAEAMAARMNGKLVKIETKSGPDGRLFGAVTSQDIVDAVKSQLNETVDRKAVLLLRPIKRLGTYDIELNVHRNVDIEFKLNVFDPEFMETEEHLPEFEEAMAEAEIAATPEASADESGDAAADQAE, from the coding sequence ATGAAAGTCATTTTGAAGCAGGCAGTGCCCAAGTTGGGCAAAGAAGGCCAGGTCGTCACGGTTAAAGACGGCTACGCCCGCAATTTTTTGTTCCCGAACAGCATGGCCGTTGTCGCCGATAAGAAGCAACTCGGCGCGCTGGAGCGGCAACACGCTAAAGCCGCAGCCCAGCTTGAATCGACCAAGACCGATGCCGAGGCCATGGCCGCCCGGATGAACGGCAAATTGGTCAAGATCGAAACAAAATCCGGCCCCGATGGCCGGTTGTTCGGCGCTGTCACCAGCCAAGACATCGTCGATGCCGTCAAGAGCCAACTCAACGAAACCGTAGACCGGAAAGCCGTTCTCCTGCTCCGGCCGATCAAGCGACTCGGCACTTACGATATCGAGCTCAACGTCCACCGCAATGTGGATATTGAGTTTAAACTCAACGTCTTCGACCCGGAATTCATGGAAACCGAAGAGCACCTTCCGGAGTTTGAAGAAGCCATGGCAGAAGCCGAAATCGCCGCCACTCCAGAAGCCTCGGCTGATGAGAGCGGAGACGCTGCCGCCGACCAAGCCGAATAG
- a CDS encoding ATP-dependent Clp protease ATP-binding subunit — MWQRFTERARKVVFFAQEEAQKFGEGYVSTEHLLLGLVRESDSVAARVLEKLGVGLGKIRSEVEKQLPRGESRPSQDMTLTPRAKRVIDLAYDEARNLNNNYIGTEHLLLGLIREGDGLAGRVLARLGVELDRARREVMALQDNEVQSPASEKSSKANSQNQNGNAAKSPTLDEFGRDLTELAREGKLDPVVGRQAEIERVMQILARKTKNNPVLIGDPGVGKTAIAEGLALRIVSGDIPDLLLGKRLVALDMAGLVAGTKYRGEFEERMKKVMEEVRKAEGQVILFVDELHTLVGAGAAEGAIDASNIMKPALARGELQCIGATTQDEFRKYIEKDAALERRFQSVKVREPNEEEAVEILRGLRERYEAHHNVEITDDALTSAVQLSMRYITDRTLPDKAIDLIDEAASRVRLQQSLPPSDVRNDKQKLAKIRADLEHLRRHGEPDEVEAMDKEYDILNASIVEREEAWRAEEKPDAVVGETEIAGIVQSWTGIPVTRLVEAESQKLLRMEEDLHKRITGQNEAVSAVARAIRRSRSGLKDPKRPIASFIFLGPTGVGKTELAKTLAEYLYEKDSSIVRIDMSEYMERFAVSRLVGAPPGYVGYDEGGQLTEQVRRNPYCVVLLDEIEKAHPEVFNILLQVMEDGHLTDSQGRHVDFRNTIIIMTSNVGVRPIELEKGLGFRDSKMDITDPRTYEMMKNKMLDEMKKSFRPEFLNRVDEVIVFQHLQKDEILQIADIYLQRVNKSAKDLGISVDLSEAVKNLLVEKGYDPNLGARPLRRAVQRYIEDPLSEQLLMNTFVSGDHILADVDADGNVIFKKSDAPPPVDEPQELVSN, encoded by the coding sequence ATGTGGCAACGGTTCACAGAACGCGCAAGAAAAGTGGTTTTCTTCGCCCAAGAAGAAGCACAGAAATTTGGTGAGGGGTACGTCTCCACCGAACACCTGTTGCTCGGATTGGTGCGGGAGAGCGACAGCGTAGCCGCCCGTGTTTTGGAAAAGCTCGGGGTCGGCCTCGGAAAAATCCGTTCAGAAGTCGAAAAGCAACTCCCGCGGGGGGAATCCAGGCCCAGCCAGGATATGACGCTCACGCCAAGGGCCAAACGCGTCATTGACTTGGCCTATGACGAAGCCCGGAACCTCAACAACAACTACATCGGGACCGAACACCTGTTGCTCGGCCTGATCCGCGAAGGCGACGGATTGGCCGGACGCGTCCTCGCCCGGCTCGGAGTCGAACTCGACCGCGCACGACGGGAAGTGATGGCACTTCAAGACAACGAAGTGCAAAGCCCAGCCAGCGAAAAATCGAGCAAGGCCAACTCGCAAAACCAAAACGGCAATGCGGCGAAAAGCCCGACCCTCGACGAATTTGGCCGTGACCTAACCGAATTGGCCAGGGAAGGCAAACTCGACCCCGTGGTCGGCCGCCAGGCCGAAATCGAGCGGGTGATGCAGATCCTCGCCCGGAAGACCAAGAACAACCCGGTTCTCATCGGCGACCCGGGAGTTGGGAAAACCGCGATTGCCGAAGGCCTCGCCCTCCGCATCGTCAGCGGGGACATCCCAGACCTGCTGCTTGGCAAGCGCTTGGTCGCCCTGGATATGGCCGGGCTTGTCGCCGGAACCAAATACCGCGGCGAGTTCGAAGAGCGCATGAAAAAAGTGATGGAGGAAGTCCGCAAGGCCGAGGGCCAGGTCATCCTTTTCGTCGATGAACTCCACACCCTCGTTGGAGCCGGCGCCGCAGAAGGCGCCATCGACGCTTCGAACATCATGAAGCCCGCGCTTGCCCGCGGCGAACTCCAATGCATCGGGGCAACAACCCAAGACGAATTCCGCAAATACATTGAAAAAGATGCGGCGCTGGAACGGCGGTTCCAGTCCGTCAAGGTTCGCGAACCCAACGAAGAGGAAGCCGTCGAAATCCTGAGGGGGCTCCGCGAACGGTATGAGGCGCACCACAACGTCGAAATCACAGACGACGCCCTCACCAGCGCCGTCCAACTTTCGATGCGGTACATCACCGACCGCACCCTGCCCGACAAGGCCATCGACCTGATTGACGAAGCTGCCAGCCGCGTTCGGCTCCAACAAAGCCTGCCGCCCAGCGATGTTCGCAACGACAAGCAAAAGCTTGCCAAAATCCGCGCCGACCTGGAACACCTGCGCAGGCACGGAGAGCCGGACGAAGTCGAGGCCATGGACAAGGAATACGACATCCTGAACGCGTCCATCGTTGAACGTGAAGAAGCCTGGCGGGCCGAAGAAAAGCCCGATGCCGTCGTCGGTGAGACCGAAATTGCCGGAATTGTCCAAAGTTGGACAGGGATCCCCGTCACCCGACTGGTCGAGGCCGAATCGCAAAAGCTCCTCAGAATGGAAGAGGACTTGCACAAACGCATCACCGGCCAAAACGAAGCCGTCAGCGCGGTCGCCCGGGCCATCCGACGTAGCCGGAGCGGGCTCAAGGATCCCAAGCGCCCCATCGCGAGCTTCATCTTCCTCGGGCCGACCGGGGTCGGCAAAACGGAACTTGCCAAAACTCTGGCCGAATACCTCTATGAAAAGGACAGTTCGATCGTCCGGATCGACATGTCCGAGTACATGGAACGGTTCGCCGTCAGCCGGCTCGTCGGGGCCCCTCCGGGCTATGTCGGTTACGATGAAGGAGGCCAACTCACCGAGCAGGTGCGCCGCAACCCCTATTGCGTCGTCCTCCTCGACGAAATCGAAAAGGCCCACCCAGAAGTCTTCAATATCCTCCTCCAGGTCATGGAAGATGGGCACCTGACGGATTCCCAAGGTCGCCACGTGGATTTCCGCAACACCATCATCATCATGACCAGCAACGTCGGCGTCCGGCCGATCGAGCTGGAAAAGGGGCTCGGGTTCCGCGATTCCAAAATGGATATCACCGACCCGCGAACCTACGAGATGATGAAGAACAAGATGCTGGACGAGATGAAAAAATCGTTCCGCCCCGAGTTCCTCAACCGCGTTGACGAGGTTATCGTCTTCCAGCACCTGCAAAAGGACGAAATCCTGCAGATCGCCGACATTTACCTGCAGCGGGTCAACAAATCCGCCAAGGATCTTGGAATCTCGGTCGACCTCAGTGAAGCGGTCAAAAATCTGCTCGTCGAAAAGGGGTACGACCCCAACCTTGGTGCTCGCCCGCTCCGCCGAGCCGTGCAACGGTACATCGAAGACCCACTCAGCGAACAGCTGCTGATGAACACGTTTGTGTCTGGCGACCATATCCTGGCGGATGTCGATGCCGATGGTAACGTGATCTTCAAAAAGTCCGACGCTCCGCCGCCGGTAGACGAGCCACAGGAACTCGTCAGCAACTAA